Proteins co-encoded in one Cinclus cinclus chromosome 17, bCinCin1.1, whole genome shotgun sequence genomic window:
- the LIF gene encoding leukemia inhibitory factor — MKFVPAGVVPFMALLLLQRRPVAGRALLVTGSGCPSHGLCRSNVQEQTRRQVAVLNATAQELFSLYLKCQGEPFSSESDKLCNPAGIFFPAFRVNRTSERKEVMVAMYKLFAFLNASLGNITRDQEELNPMAKELLERLHNTTKTTRGLISNLTCLLCKNYNIFQVDVRYGDSSKGKSAFKKKQQGCQVLRKYVQVIGQAARVLLPHLSPS, encoded by the exons ATGAAGTTCGTGCCGgcag GCGTCGTGCCCTTCatggccctgctcctgctgcagcggCGGCCCGTGGCCGGCCGGGCGCTGCTGGTGACCGGCTCCGGCTGCCCCAGCCACGGCTTGTGCCGTTCCAACGTGCAGGAGCAGACCCGCAGGCAGGTGGCCGTGCTCAACGCCACTGCCCAGGAACTCTTCAGCCTCTAC CTGAAGTGCCAGGGAGAGCCGTTCAGCAGTGAGAGCGACAAGCTCTGCAATCCTGCTGGCATCTTCTTCCCCGCCTTCCGCGTCAACCGGACGAGTGAGAGGAAGGAGGTGATGGTGGCCATGTACAAGCTCTTTGCCTTCCTCAACGCCTCGCTGGGCAACATCACACGTGACCAGGAGGAGCTCAACCCCATGGCCAAAGAGCTCCTCGAGCGGCTCCACAACACCACCAAGACCACCCGAGGCCTCATCTCCAACCTCACTTGCCTCCTCTGCAAGAACTACAACATCTTCCAGGTGGACGTCAGGTATGGGGACAGCTCCAAGGGCAAGAGCGCCTTCAagaagaagcagcagggctgccaggTGCTCAGGAAGTACGTGCAGGTCATCGGCCAGGCAGCACGTGTCCTCCTACCTCATCTCAGCCCCTCATGA
- the CASTOR1 gene encoding cytosolic arginine sensor for mTORC1 subunit 1, giving the protein MDLHILEHRVRVLSLARRGLWLYTHPLLKLLFLPQRCRCKFFSLTETPEDYTVMLDEEGFKELPPSEFMQVADSTWLVLSVVSNGREPPGCQATGVTKIARSVIAPLAEHHVSVLMLSTYQTDFILVRERDLPVVIHTLAGEFDIYREESGECVPVTCDDVSNGFLKPKPPASPTLHPVQSPQTRFCVLTVAPDTLPAIATMLIDVLFYSHSPPWDAATSSQDLDSITFFSFSLIEGYISIVMDAETQKRFPSDLLLTSSTGELWRMVRIGGQPLGFDECGIVAQIAEPLAAADISAYYISTFNFDHALVPEEGIAEVIQLLQQRQENGR; this is encoded by the exons ATGGACCTGCACATCCTGGAGCACCGGGTGCGGGTGCTGAGCCTGGCCCGCCGCGGGCTCTGGCTCTACACCCACCCGCTGCTCAAGCTGCTCTTCCTGCCCCAGCGCTGCCG atGCAAGTTCTTCAGCCTGACGGAGACCCCCGAGGACTACACAGTCATGCTGGATGAGGAGGGCTTCAAAG AGCTACCACCCTCCGAGTTCATGCAGGTGGCAGATTCCACGTGGCTGGTGCTCAGTGTTGTCTCCAATGGGCGGGAACCCCCCGGCTGCCAGGCCACCGGTGTCACCAAGATCGCGCGGTCGGTCATCGCGCCGCTGGCCGAGCACCACGTCTCGGTGCTGATGCTCTCCACGTACCAGACTGACTTCATCCTG GTGCGGGAGCGGGACCTGCCCGTGGTGATCCATACGCTGGCTGGGGAGTTCGACATCTACAGGGAGGAGAGTGGCGAGTGTGTCCCTGTCACCTGCGATGACGTGAGCAACGGCTTCCTCAAGCCCAAGCCAC CCGCCAGCCCCACGCTGCACCCGGTGCAGAGCCCCCAGACCCGCTTCTGTGTCCTGACGGTGGCCCCTGACACGCTTCCCGCCATCGCCACCATGCTCATCGACGTCCTCTTCTATTCCCACAG CCCCCCATGGGAtgcagccaccagcagccaggACCTCGACTCTAtcactttcttctccttctccctcaTCGAGGGCTACATCTCCATCGTGATGGATGCTGAGACCCAGAAGCG CTTCCCCAGTGACCTCCTGCTGACCAGCTCCACAGGGGAGCTGTGGCGGATGGTGCGGATTGGGGGGCAACCCCTCGGCTTCG ACGAGTGTGGCATCGTGGCGCAGATCGCGGAGCCGCTGGCAGCTGCTGACATCTCAGCCTATTACATCAGCACCTTCAACTTCGATCATGCCTTG GTCCCCGAGGAGGGCATCGCCGAGGTCATCCAGTTGCTGCAGCAGCGGCAGGAGAACGGCAGATAG